The Coffea eugenioides isolate CCC68of unplaced genomic scaffold, Ceug_1.0 ScVebR1_3595;HRSCAF=4978, whole genome shotgun sequence genome window below encodes:
- the LOC113758069 gene encoding uncharacterized protein K02A2.6-like: MASKFFLNGEVLYKRTSDLNLLRCIDEDEAQYLMKEVHSGVCGPHMNEHLLAKKIMRTGYFWLTMERDCIDFVRRCIKCQVHGDIIRAPPTELHSMIAPWPCSMWGMDVIGTIDPPASNGHRFILVAIEYFTKWVEAESFKHVTKKVVANFLRDHIICRFGVPETLITDNAKNLNNDMVDGLCEQFKIRHRNSTIYRPQMNGALPYALMAYRTSIRTSTGATPYSLMYGMEAVLPAEVEIPSLRILMETKLEEADWTKQRHEQLSLIDEKWLNAICHGQCYQNRMARAYNKKVHRRAFEEGYKVLKRILPVQDEAKGKFAPNWQGPFIVQKGLLHRSHNMAKGIPGQSGKNQKVFEVINPTKSDTTTKVDEGNK, encoded by the exons ATGGCCTCGaagtttttcttaaatggagagGTATTATACAAAAGGacctcagatttgaacctcttaAGGTGCATCGATGAAGATGAAGCTCAATACTTGATGAAAGAGGTGCATAGCGGTGTCTgcggacctcacatgaatgaaCATTTGTTGGCAAAGAAAATTATGAGAACCGGGTATTTTTGGCTTACAATGGAACGCGATTGCATAgattttgtccggagatgtattAAATGTCAAGTGCATGGCGACATCATACGCGCTCCTCCCACCGAATTGCACAGTATGATTGCCCCATGGCCCTGCTCGATGTGGGGTATGGATGTGATTGGCACAATTGACCCTCCTGCTTCAAATGggcatcgatttatattggtggcaattgaGTACTTCACCAAATGGGTCGAAGCAGAATCATTCAAGCACGTGACAAAGAAGGTGGTGGCGAATTTCTTAAGAGATCACATCATATGCCGATTTGGGGTGCCGGAAACATTGATTacagacaatgccaagaatctcaACAATGACATGGTGGACGGGCTATGCGAACAGTTCAAAATCAGACATCGCAACTCTACCATCTATAGACcacagatgaatggagct CTCCCTTATGCACTAATGGCGTATCGGACTTCTATCCGAACATCAACTGGGGCAACACCCTACTCgctcatgtatggaatggaagctgtGCTACCTGCCGAGGTCGAAATCCCTTCATTGCGTATTCTAATGGAGACCAAGTTGGAAGAGGCTGATTGGACAAAGCAGCGTCATGAACAACTATCTttgattgatgaaaaatggcTTAATGCTATTTGTCACGGTCAATGTTATCAAAATCGCATGGCCCGGGCCTACAACAAGAAAGTCCATCGGCGTGCATTTGAGGAAGGCTACAAAGTGCTAAAACGAATTTTGCCAGTACAGGACGAGgccaaaggcaaatttgctccaaattggcaagggccattCATTGTTCAAAAG GGCCTGTTACACAGATCTCATAATATGGCTAAAGGCATACCTGGTCAGTCTGGGAAAAATCAGAAAGTCTTTGAAGTAATAAATCCAACTAAATCAGATACCACAACCAAAGTTGATGAAGGCAACAAataa
- the LOC113758067 gene encoding uncharacterized protein LOC113758067: protein MTNILARLVEQQGQAPVNQPRDPKMGQDIALEGFQKFSPPKFLGELDPEVAERWLETMINIFAALNYAEERLVQFVIFQFEGPARAWWNVIRAKWEREETAWTWLNFVREFNKKYLPPIVQEKRKDDFIKFRQGTLSVSEYETQFAKLSKFAPELIVTEQRRVRRFVQGINVKIQEALAAEQINTFTEVFEKVQRIEIARAKVKAFHTKRRGAPAGGQEQLYGDLGRPTS from the coding sequence ATGACAAATATCCTTGCTCGTTTAGTAGAGCAACAAGGTCAAGCCCCTGTGAATCAACCTAGGGATCCTAAAATGGGACAAGATATAGCCCTAGAGggattccaaaagttttctcctcctaaGTTCCTAGGAGAACTGGACCCTGAGGTAGCGGAGAGATGGTTAGAAACCATGATCAACATATTCGCCGCTTTAAACTATGCAGAAGAAAGGCTGGTGCAATTTGTtatttttcagtttgagggtccagccagggcttggtggaatgtaatcaGAGCTAAATGGGAGAGAGAGGAAACCGCATGGACTTGGTTGAATTTCGTGCGGGAGTTTAACAAAAAATATCTTCCACCGATAGTCCAGGAGAAAAGGAAAGATGATTTTATTAAGTTTcgtcagggaaccctaagtgtatCTGAGTACGAGACTCAGTTCGCTAAACTATCGAAGTTTGCTCCCGAATTGATAGttacggagcaaaggagggtTAGGAGGTTTGTACAGGGAATCAATGTGAAAATACAGGAGGCCTTGGCGGCTGAGCAAATTAATACTTTCACTGAGGTTTTTGAGAAAGTCCAGAGgatagaaattgctagggcaaAAGTAAAGGCTTTTCATACAAAAAGGAGGGGTGCACCTGCTGGAGGTCAGGAGCAGTTATATGGTGATCTAGGTAGGCCAACCTCTTAG